From one Candidatus Neomarinimicrobiota bacterium genomic stretch:
- a CDS encoding energy transducer TonB: MILRKNQEVSLKLRYPITVRMTTLISVIMLIMFSVAFPRFEAKEFLDKEIQIEIEQFDIPQTQQFDLPPPPSRPSIPVESENEDLADDVTIEETELEDFVEWDAPPPPPTEGPRVRFIPYDDPPVPLGGYSAIQRNIIYPEIAQEAGIEGTVVIQAFVDKKGKVTDTVVLKGIPNTGLDEAAMTAIAKTRFKPAKQRDRPVGVWISIPVNFRLKG, translated from the coding sequence ATGATCCTTAGAAAAAACCAGGAGGTATCTCTGAAACTACGTTATCCTATCACGGTACGGATGACGACACTGATAAGTGTTATAATGCTTATAATGTTTTCGGTTGCTTTCCCACGTTTTGAGGCTAAAGAATTTCTGGATAAAGAGATACAGATTGAGATCGAACAGTTCGATATTCCGCAAACTCAGCAGTTTGATCTACCACCGCCACCGTCTAGGCCTTCCATACCCGTGGAATCAGAAAACGAGGATTTGGCTGATGATGTCACCATTGAAGAGACGGAATTGGAGGATTTTGTAGAATGGGATGCGCCGCCACCGCCGCCGACCGAAGGCCCCCGAGTCCGATTTATTCCTTATGACGACCCCCCTGTTCCCTTAGGGGGATATTCCGCTATTCAGCGTAATATTATTTATCCTGAAATTGCACAAGAGGCTGGGATTGAAGGAACCGTAGTAATACAAGCTTTTGTTGATAAAAAAGGGAAGGTAACTGACACTGTAGTGCTTAAAGGAATCCCCAACACTGGCTTGGATGAAGCTGCAATGACCGCAATCGCAAAGACAAGATTTAAGCCCGCCAAGCAACGTGATCGACCTGTGGGTGTCTGGATATCCATTCCGGTGAACTTTCGGTTGAAGGGTTAG
- a CDS encoding biopolymer transporter ExbD, with protein sequence MKFSSKTKASGEIPTASMPDIIFMLLIFFMVTTVLREYEGLNVFLPQARKIERLDSKRHVSHIFVSKDGMISIDDKIVAIDNVKHVMYDKRVADPQLTVSLKADREASMGLIGDMHNQLREADALKVNYSSKVAPPL encoded by the coding sequence ATGAAGTTCTCTTCCAAGACAAAGGCCTCAGGTGAAATTCCTACAGCGTCCATGCCTGATATTATCTTCATGCTGCTCATATTTTTTATGGTGACTACAGTTCTTCGTGAGTATGAAGGTCTGAATGTTTTCTTGCCGCAGGCGAGGAAGATTGAACGCTTGGATTCAAAACGTCACGTCTCGCACATTTTTGTATCCAAAGATGGCATGATCTCTATTGATGACAAAATCGTCGCTATAGATAATGTAAAGCATGTAATGTATGATAAACGTGTGGCCGACCCCCAACTGACCGTATCACTGAAGGCAGACAGAGAAGCGTCTATGGGACTTATTGGTGACATGCATAACCAACTGCGCGAGGCTGACGCCTTGAAAGTCAACTATTCGTCTAAAGTAGCCCCACCGTTATGA
- a CDS encoding biopolymer transporter ExbD yields MKKRIRAGEIPTASMADIAFLLLIFFLVTTTIDTDKGLGLVLPPKGEEKEIPKRNISNLLINARGDVLLDKQPIQIRDIRQVVMEKMAANDKLIFSVKTHAKAKYQAYISVLDQLKMANATRISIAETEK; encoded by the coding sequence ATGAAAAAACGGATTAGAGCTGGCGAAATTCCTACCGCTTCTATGGCTGATATAGCCTTTTTATTACTCATCTTTTTTCTTGTTACTACTACCATCGATACGGATAAGGGTCTCGGGCTTGTGTTACCCCCCAAAGGAGAGGAGAAAGAGATCCCTAAGAGAAATATTTCAAACCTTCTGATCAATGCTCGAGGTGATGTATTACTCGATAAGCAGCCAATTCAGATTCGTGATATCCGTCAGGTGGTTATGGAAAAGATGGCCGCAAACGATAAGCTGATTTTTTCAGTTAAAACGCACGCCAAGGCTAAGTATCAGGCATATATTAGCGTACTGGACCAGCTTAAAATGGCCAATGCAACGAGAATTTCCATTGCTGAGACCGAGAAATGA